One Phoenix dactylifera cultivar Barhee BC4 chromosome 14, palm_55x_up_171113_PBpolish2nd_filt_p, whole genome shotgun sequence DNA window includes the following coding sequences:
- the LOC103712378 gene encoding histidine biosynthesis bifunctional protein hisIE, chloroplastic, whose translation MAAKTFAGVPCLRFCPGDRRLSRSQIDGGWWNHRKNICPLISASSSSSEPSIRIAAEKFRSDSKVETLLDSVKWDDKGLAVAIAQNVDTGAILMQGFANREALATTISSQKATFYSRSRSSLWTKGETSMNFINVHDIFLDCDRDSIIYLGKPEGPTCHTGAETCYYSSVYDLLEGPKPNHDRLASTSLYSLEATISQRKDDIEAEQNGKPSWTKKLLLDKELLCSKIREEAGELIQTLLENEDSSRTASEMADLLYHAMVLLKLKDVKMEEVLGVLRKRFSESGIEEKNRRRRPDNRC comes from the exons ATGGCCGCGAAGACCTTCGCAGGCGTCCCTTGCTTGAGATTTTGCCCGGGAGATCGCCGACTTTCTAGATCCCAAATCGATGGTGGCTGGTGGAATCACAGGAAGAACATTTGCCCCCTGATATCTGCATCTTCTTCCTCGTCGGAGCCATCCATTCGAATAGCGGCGGAAAAGTTTCGTTCCGACTCCAAG GTTGAGACTTTATTGGACAGTGTGAAATGGGATGACAAAGGGCTGGCAGTGGCCATCGCCCAGAACGTGGACACTGGAGCCATTTTGATGCAAGGTTTTGCCAACAGGGAAGCCCTTGCAACAACCATTTCATCTCAGAAGGCCACTTTCTATAGCCGGTCGCGATCATCTTTGTGGACCAAGGGGGAGACTTCCATGAATTTCATCAATGTGCATGACATTTTTCTTGACTGTGATCGTGATTCC ATAATATATCTCGGGAAGCCTGAAGGGCCAACTTGCCATACAGGGGCTGAAACGTGCTACTATTCATCTGTTTATGATCTTTTGGAAGGTCCAAAG CCCAATCATGATCGGCTGGCATCCACAAGTTTATACTCGCTCGAGGCTACAATTTCACAACGTAAGGATGACATAGAAGCAGAGCAAAATGGGAAGCCATCATGGACAAAGAAGCTACTGCTTGACAAAGAGTTACTTTGCTCCAAAATTCG GGAAGAAGCAGGAGAACTTATCCAGACCCTTTTGGAGAATGAGGACAGTTCTCGTACGGCCTCGGAGATGGCAGATTTGCTTTACCATGCGATGGTGCTGCTCAAACTGAAGGATGTGAAAATGGAAGAGGTTCTTGGAGTCCTAAGAAAGAGATTTTCAGAGTCTGGAATTGAGGAAAAGAACCGCCGGAGGAGACCCGACAACCGATGCTGA
- the LOC103712379 gene encoding chalcone synthase 1, with amino-acid sequence MAKVEEIRSSQRAEGPATILAIGTATPANVVYQADYPDYYFRITKSEHLTDLKEKFKRMCDKSMIRKRYMHLNEEILKENPNVCAYMAPSLDARQDMVVVEVPKLGKEAAVKAIKEWGQPKSRITHLVFCTTSGVDMPGADYQLTKLLGLRPSVNRLMMYQQGCFAGGTVLRLAKDLAENNRGARVLVVCSEITAVTFRGPSESHLDSLVGQALFGDGAAAIIIGADPDPAIERPLFQLVSASQTILPDSEGAIDGHLREVGLTFHLLKDVPGLISKNVEKSLAEAFAPLGISDWNSIFWIAHPGGPAILDQVEAKLGLEKEKMRATRHVLSEYGNMSSACVLFILDEMRRRSAEDGKATTGEGLEWGVLFGFGPGLTVETVVLHSLPVSAR; translated from the exons ATGGCCAAGGTGGAGGAGATCCGGAGCTCGCAGAGGGCCGAGGGCCCAGCAACCATTCTGGCAATCGGCACCGCCACGCCGGCTAATGTCGTGTACCAGGCCGACTACCCCGACTACTACTTCCGCATCACCAAGAGCGAGCATCTCACCGACCTCAAGGAGAAGTTCAAGAGAATGT GCGACAAGTCCATGATCCGCAAACGCTACATGCACCTAAACGAAGAGATCCTGAAGGAGAACCCCAACGTGTGCGCCTACATGGCGCCCTCCCTCGACGCGAGGCAGGACATGGTGGTCGTCGAGGTCCCGAAGCTCGGAAAGGAAGCCGCCGTCAAGGCCATCAAAGAATGGGGCCAGCCAAAATCCAGGATCACCCACCTCGTCTTCTGCACCACCAGCGGCGTAGACATGCCCGGCGCCGACTACCAGCTCACCAAGCTCCTCggcctccgcccctccgtcaACCGCCTCATGATGTACCAGCAGGGCTGCTTCGCCGGCGGCACCGTCCTCCGCCTCGCCAAGGACCTCGCCGAGAACAACCGCGGCGCTCGGGTCCTCGTCGTCTGCTCCGAGATCACCGCCGTCACCTTCCGTGGTCCCTCGGAGTCCCACCTCGACAGCCTCGTCGGCCAGGCGCTCTTCGGGGACGGCGCCGCCGCCATCATCATCGGTGCCGACCCCGACCCCGCCATCGAACGCCCGCTGTTCCAGCTTGTCTCGGCCAGCCAGACCATCCTCCCGGACTCCGAGGGCGCCATCGACGGCCACCTGAGGGAAGTCGGGCTAACCTTCCATCTGCTCAAGGACGTGCCAGGCCTGATATCCAAGAACGTCGAGAAGAGCCTGGCGGAGGCATTTGCTCCACTAGGGATAAGCGACTGGAATTCGATATTCTGGATAGCGCATCCCGGCGGGCCGGCGATTCTGGACCAAGTGGAGGCCAAGTTGGGATTGGAAAAGGAGAAGATGAGGGCGACGAGGCATGTTCTAAGCGAGTACGGTAACATGTCGAGCGCCTGCGTGCTGTTTATACTGGATGAGATGAGGAGGAGGTCGGCGGAGGACGGGAAGGCGACGACCGGCGAGGGCTTGGAGTGGGGGGTGCTCTTCGGCTTCGGGCCGGGGCTCACGGTGGAGACTGTTGTCCTGCACAGCCTCCCCGTTTCAGCTCGTTGA
- the LOC103712377 gene encoding uncharacterized protein LOC103712377 isoform X1: protein METNPDRDFYSCPGISAYALTKILVLNHWKCDFFLWCDKASPKQQHGCNNPAKPDHQHGADESSYPICPCGAGRCRVFTMMDGDNAGCKYFACRIKKDQGASNHFQWVDSPAKLSGKTGILSR from the exons ATGGAGACCAATCCCGACAGGGATTTCTACAGCTGCCCCGGGATATCG GCTTATGCTTTAACCAAAATTCTTGTTTTAAATCACTGGAAGTGTGACTTTTTCCTTTGGTGCGACAAGGCAAGTCCCAAACAGCAGCATGGTTGCAACAACCCTGCGAAACCAGATCACCAGCATGGTGCAGACGAGTCTTCATATCCGATATGCCCTTGCGGTGCTGGAAGATGCAGAGTTTTCACAATGATGGATGGGGACAATGCTGGTTGTAAATATTTCGCCTGTCGGATAAAGAAG GACCAAGGAGCCTCCAATCACTTCCAGTGGGTTGATAGTCCAGCAAAATTATCAGGAAAAACCGGAATATTATCTAGGTGA
- the LOC103712377 gene encoding uncharacterized protein LOC103712377 isoform X2 has translation METNPDRDFYSCPGISASPKQQHGCNNPAKPDHQHGADESSYPICPCGAGRCRVFTMMDGDNAGCKYFACRIKKDQGASNHFQWVDSPAKLSGKTGILSR, from the exons ATGGAGACCAATCCCGACAGGGATTTCTACAGCTGCCCCGGGATATCG GCAAGTCCCAAACAGCAGCATGGTTGCAACAACCCTGCGAAACCAGATCACCAGCATGGTGCAGACGAGTCTTCATATCCGATATGCCCTTGCGGTGCTGGAAGATGCAGAGTTTTCACAATGATGGATGGGGACAATGCTGGTTGTAAATATTTCGCCTGTCGGATAAAGAAG GACCAAGGAGCCTCCAATCACTTCCAGTGGGTTGATAGTCCAGCAAAATTATCAGGAAAAACCGGAATATTATCTAGGTGA
- the LOC103712375 gene encoding 40S ribosomal protein S27-2: MVLPNDIDLLNPPAELEKRRHKLKRLVQSPNSFFMDVKCQGCFNITTVFSHSQTVVVCGNCQTVLCQPTGGRARLTEGCSFRRKGD, translated from the exons ATG GTTCTTCCGAACGATATTGATCTGCTTAATCCCCCGGCGGAGCTCGAGAAGAGGAGGCACAAGCTCAAGCGTCTTGTGCAGTCCCCCAACTCCTTCTTcatg GATGTGAAGTGCCAAGGATGCTTCAACAT TACGACTGTGTTTAGCCACTCGCAGACTGTTGTGGTCTGTGGGAACTGTCAAACTGTGCTTTGCCAGCCAACTGGGGGTCGTGCAAGGCTCACTGAAGGATGCTCCTTCCGGCGGAAGGGCGACTGA